The proteins below come from a single Gimesia alba genomic window:
- the aroE gene encoding shikimate dehydrogenase, producing the protein MICVSIGRTRHKMVMMEHRSLAEKGAELVELRLDWIARAPDVNRLIKDRPTPVVITCRRPEDKGRWNRSEEQRQALLRTAIVSEVEYVDIEDDIADKIPRYGKTKRIISHHNFDETPDDLEEIYTSLCEKDPDIVKLVTMANSPGDSVRMLKLVANAKVPTIGFCMGEYGVISRILCGKYGSPFTYATFSRERELAPGQLSFSEMTRIYRYDEIGPETPVYGVIGDPIAHSLSPLIHNIAFRHDKLDAVYLPFRVPKDRLPETLKEFEWLNVQGYSVTIPHKAGALNLAGEADEASKTMGVANTLFRDSDNVWQARNTDYDAALDSIRLGLDPEGNATTDPIDGKQVLLLGAGGVSRAIGAGIVAAGGALTISNRSRERGEKLAKDLGCAYSTWENRGSGHFDILVNGTAVGMHPKVNETPFAQNFLQDDMLVFDTVYNPENTLLLKQARERGCKTVSGIEMFVRQAAAQYKLFTGKEPPLEVMRNTLRKGISAVGKL; encoded by the coding sequence ATGATTTGTGTCAGCATCGGTCGAACCCGGCACAAAATGGTGATGATGGAACACCGCTCCCTGGCAGAAAAAGGGGCGGAGTTGGTGGAACTGCGTCTGGATTGGATCGCCCGTGCCCCTGATGTGAACCGGTTGATTAAGGACCGGCCGACGCCCGTCGTGATCACCTGCCGCAGACCGGAAGATAAAGGACGCTGGAACCGGTCTGAAGAACAGCGTCAGGCGCTGCTCAGAACGGCCATTGTTTCCGAAGTCGAGTATGTCGACATCGAAGATGATATTGCCGACAAGATTCCCCGCTACGGCAAAACCAAACGTATCATCAGTCATCACAATTTTGATGAAACGCCGGATGACCTCGAAGAAATCTACACTTCACTCTGCGAGAAAGATCCCGATATTGTCAAGCTGGTCACGATGGCCAATTCACCCGGTGATTCGGTACGTATGTTGAAACTGGTAGCCAACGCCAAAGTGCCCACCATCGGTTTCTGTATGGGGGAATATGGCGTAATCAGCCGGATTCTCTGTGGCAAATATGGTTCTCCTTTTACGTATGCCACGTTCAGTCGCGAACGGGAACTGGCACCGGGGCAACTCTCTTTTTCCGAAATGACACGCATCTATCGCTATGACGAGATTGGTCCCGAGACGCCCGTGTATGGCGTGATCGGCGATCCAATTGCTCATAGCCTGAGCCCGTTAATTCACAACATCGCGTTTCGCCATGACAAACTGGATGCAGTCTATCTGCCGTTTCGTGTTCCCAAAGATCGTCTGCCGGAAACGTTGAAAGAATTCGAATGGCTGAACGTGCAGGGGTATAGTGTCACGATTCCGCATAAAGCAGGGGCACTCAACCTGGCAGGGGAAGCCGATGAAGCATCGAAAACCATGGGCGTGGCTAACACGTTGTTTCGTGACAGTGACAATGTCTGGCAGGCTCGCAATACCGATTACGATGCGGCTCTGGACAGTATTCGCCTGGGGCTCGATCCCGAGGGGAATGCAACCACTGATCCGATTGACGGCAAGCAGGTCCTGCTGCTAGGCGCTGGCGGGGTTTCGCGGGCGATCGGTGCAGGCATTGTTGCAGCCGGCGGTGCCTTGACGATTTCCAATCGAAGTCGCGAACGGGGCGAGAAACTGGCCAAAGATCTGGGCTGTGCTTACAGTACCTGGGAAAATCGGGGCAGTGGTCATTTTGATATTTTGGTCAATGGCACTGCGGTTGGCATGCATCCCAAGGTCAATGAGACGCCGTTTGCGCAGAACTTTCTGCAGGACGACATGCTGGTTTTTGACACGGTTTATAATCCGGAAAATACTTTGCTCCTTAAACAGGCGCGCGAGCGTGGTTGCAAAACGGTTTCCGGAATTGAAATGTTCGTTCGTCAGGCCGCCGCGCAATATAAATTGTTTACCGGAAAAGAACCTCCCCTGGAAGTGATGCGGAATACATTGCGCAAAGGGATTTCCGCTGTCGGAAAACTCTAA
- a CDS encoding shikimate kinase gives MPVITLIGYRGSGKSSVAAPLAERLGFDWIDADDEIERVAGKSITEIFAEEGEPRFRQIEREVMQSLLGRDKLIIAAGGGAILNIETRKEMREAGPVIWLKASVAALEQRITEDVTTSSRRPALTSSASQREEIQNLLDQREPLYREAATSTVETDSKTVSQIVDEIMTSLDSTD, from the coding sequence ATGCCAGTCATCACGTTAATCGGCTATCGGGGCAGTGGCAAAAGCAGTGTTGCTGCGCCTTTGGCAGAGCGACTCGGCTTTGACTGGATCGATGCCGACGATGAAATCGAACGGGTCGCCGGGAAATCCATCACGGAAATCTTTGCCGAGGAAGGGGAACCCCGTTTTCGTCAGATTGAACGTGAGGTCATGCAGAGTTTACTCGGTCGCGACAAGTTGATTATTGCTGCAGGTGGCGGTGCGATTTTAAATATTGAGACACGCAAAGAAATGCGCGAGGCGGGGCCGGTCATCTGGCTCAAAGCGAGTGTGGCAGCACTGGAACAGCGAATTACCGAGGATGTCACGACATCCAGCCGCCGCCCCGCATTGACGTCCAGCGCTTCTCAACGCGAGGAAATTCAGAATCTGCTTGACCAGCGCGAACCACTGTATCGGGAAGCAGCGACCAGCACGGTCGAGACCGATTCCAAAACCGTTTCCCAAATCGTCGATGAAATTATGACGTCTCTGGATTCCACCGATTAA
- a CDS encoding prepilin peptidase — MTPFGIDPILILLLLFLLGAALGRIVNIGIEEIPREEKVGAAWKRVARRMRHLWSRYHIPIIGVYLTRSPNSTFPYKRSQREALVELLNGLIFVLLYCAEVPLSGQSTLQDSGLFSVYAPDPVAMNSWLSPVALLNFRYAFHLVLIESLMIATFIDFDLKIIPDGATMPAMFIGVVGSFVFGYLYLVPVWFQEPSVVRLIGLYFPEQYRTSFIVEKVPQWITVYPHLHGLAVSLVGLVVGGGVVWAVRIIGQWTLRQEAMGFGDVILMAVIGSFLGWQATVTVFVISPLCALAVVAVSIFFKQSREIPFGPYLSLGALLVLLGWSKIWPLAERICHFGPLLPVFAIVMLILLAACLLFTQMVKWMLGIPLYWEQEWLEEWTSADQLTYQSGENVDETQGRWDRGTDSHTRAGRGTQYYHQWKKGR; from the coding sequence ATGACTCCTTTTGGCATCGACCCCATCCTGATTCTCCTGCTGCTGTTTCTGCTGGGCGCAGCGCTCGGGCGAATCGTCAATATCGGCATTGAAGAAATTCCCCGCGAAGAAAAAGTAGGCGCGGCCTGGAAACGGGTGGCACGTCGTATGCGTCATCTCTGGTCGCGCTATCATATTCCGATCATCGGCGTTTATCTCACGCGGTCCCCAAATTCGACCTTTCCCTATAAACGATCTCAGCGGGAAGCACTGGTAGAACTATTAAATGGCCTGATCTTTGTGCTTCTGTATTGTGCGGAAGTTCCGCTCAGCGGCCAGTCCACGTTGCAGGACAGCGGCCTGTTTTCCGTGTACGCGCCTGACCCGGTGGCGATGAACTCCTGGCTCTCGCCAGTTGCGCTGTTAAATTTCCGATATGCCTTTCATCTCGTGTTGATCGAATCGCTGATGATCGCCACCTTCATTGATTTCGATCTCAAGATCATTCCCGATGGCGCAACGATGCCGGCGATGTTTATCGGCGTCGTCGGTTCCTTTGTGTTTGGATATCTCTATCTGGTGCCGGTCTGGTTCCAGGAGCCGTCTGTGGTCCGTTTAATCGGCCTGTATTTTCCCGAGCAGTATCGGACTTCCTTTATCGTCGAGAAAGTACCGCAGTGGATTACAGTGTATCCGCACTTGCACGGACTGGCAGTCAGTCTGGTCGGACTGGTCGTCGGTGGCGGCGTCGTATGGGCTGTGCGCATCATCGGTCAGTGGACGTTACGACAGGAAGCGATGGGCTTTGGTGATGTGATTCTAATGGCGGTCATCGGCAGCTTTCTGGGCTGGCAGGCAACCGTCACCGTGTTTGTGATCTCGCCTTTGTGTGCTCTGGCGGTGGTTGCTGTTTCCATCTTTTTCAAACAGTCGCGCGAAATTCCCTTTGGTCCGTATCTCAGTCTGGGGGCATTGCTGGTGCTGCTGGGCTGGTCAAAAATCTGGCCGCTGGCCGAACGCATTTGTCATTTTGGCCCGCTCCTGCCAGTTTTCGCGATTGTGATGCTGATCTTATTGGCCGCCTGTCTGCTTTTCACGCAAATGGTGAAGTGGATGCTCGGTATTCCTTTATACTGGGAACAGGAATGGCTGGAAGAATGGACATCCGCAGACCAGCTCACCTATCAGTCCGGGGAAAATGTAGATGAGACTCAGGGGCGCTGGGATCGGGGTACTGACTCGCATACCCGAGCTGGCCGTGGCACTCAGTATTACCATCAATGGAAAAAAGGACGGTAA
- the hisH gene encoding imidazole glycerol phosphate synthase subunit HisH, whose amino-acid sequence MITIVDYGMGNLRSVQKAFEKVGAEAVICSDPDKIAQASKLILPGVGAFRDAIQALKDQSLVEPILEHARSGKPFLGICLGLQLLFDVSYEDGEYEGLGIIPGKVVRFEDQPDLKIPHMGWNQIERTAPHPILAGIPEHEYFYFVHSYYVAPENESDVAAWTDYGCRFASMVARDNVVASQFHPEKSQDAGLKLLQNFASF is encoded by the coding sequence ATGATTACAATCGTCGATTACGGAATGGGCAATCTCAGGAGTGTTCAGAAGGCCTTTGAAAAGGTCGGTGCCGAAGCAGTCATCTGCTCGGATCCGGATAAAATCGCCCAAGCCAGCAAATTAATTCTGCCCGGTGTGGGTGCTTTCCGCGATGCCATTCAAGCCTTGAAAGATCAGTCGCTGGTCGAACCGATTCTCGAGCACGCCCGTTCCGGCAAGCCCTTTCTGGGAATCTGTCTTGGTCTGCAACTTCTGTTTGATGTCAGCTATGAAGACGGCGAATACGAGGGGCTGGGGATCATTCCCGGAAAAGTCGTGCGTTTCGAAGATCAGCCCGATCTGAAAATTCCCCACATGGGCTGGAACCAGATTGAACGGACGGCCCCGCACCCGATTCTGGCAGGCATTCCCGAACATGAGTATTTCTACTTTGTTCACAGCTACTATGTTGCACCCGAGAATGAATCGGATGTCGCTGCCTGGACCGATTACGGCTGCCGCTTTGCGTCGATGGTTGCGCGCGACAATGTCGTTGCATCACAGTTTCACCCTGAAAAAAGTCAGGACGCGGGACTGAAACTGCTACAAAATTTTGCTTCCTTCTAA
- the hisA gene encoding 1-(5-phosphoribosyl)-5-[(5-phosphoribosylamino)methylideneamino]imidazole-4-carboxamide isomerase, producing MEILPAIDIRGGKCVRLRQGDYGQETVFGDDPTEMARLWVDGGASRLHLVDLDGAKAGKPVNQEVVRKIVQSVSVPCQMGGGIRDEASIQLMLDDVGIDRVIVGTQALKDPEWFKQMVQRYPNRLALGLDARDSKVATEGWLDVSETSAIDLAKEYVGVELAAVIYTNIANDGMMQGVDEGTIQDMIALAELGLPVIASGGVTTLKDVTRLAEVSRTQPKLVGAIIGRALYEGTIEVPAAIAAAEG from the coding sequence ATGGAAATACTGCCCGCCATTGATATTCGGGGAGGCAAATGCGTTCGACTCAGGCAAGGCGATTACGGTCAGGAAACCGTGTTCGGTGATGACCCGACCGAAATGGCTCGTCTCTGGGTAGACGGCGGCGCTTCACGTTTGCATCTGGTTGACCTGGATGGTGCGAAAGCAGGCAAACCCGTCAATCAGGAAGTGGTACGAAAGATTGTACAGTCCGTCTCTGTTCCCTGTCAGATGGGGGGCGGCATTCGTGATGAAGCGTCCATTCAGTTGATGCTGGACGACGTCGGCATCGACCGAGTGATTGTCGGCACTCAGGCACTCAAGGATCCAGAGTGGTTCAAACAAATGGTCCAGCGCTATCCCAATCGACTGGCGTTGGGGCTGGATGCCCGCGATTCCAAGGTGGCCACCGAAGGCTGGCTGGATGTTTCAGAAACCTCAGCCATAGATCTGGCTAAGGAGTATGTTGGTGTTGAACTGGCGGCTGTCATTTATACAAACATTGCCAATGACGGCATGATGCAGGGCGTCGATGAAGGCACGATTCAGGATATGATTGCGCTAGCCGAACTCGGGCTGCCCGTGATCGCTTCAGGTGGGGTGACGACACTCAAAGACGTGACCCGTCTGGCAGAAGTCAGTCGCACACAGCCAAAGTTAGTCGGTGCGATTATCGGCCGCGCTTTGTATGAGGGGACGATTGAAGTTCCCGCCGCTATTGCCGCCGCCGAGGGGTAA
- a CDS encoding DMT family transporter, translated as MTDEDEQGKLFRARMLVLLASVLWSLSGVFIKSPPFQSIPEADRGLILACYRALFAGLFLLPFVKFKYVRWRPALIPLLIVFAAMNILFMTAMTKTSAAAAIFLQNTSVVWAMVFGFLFLKERIERGSILAILIVLAGIFCIVAGDWAGENFSGNLIALTSGVCYSLVVIFFRVLRDEHPAWLVALCLLTSAAIVAPWMWRLGISLTGQQFFLLALLGVVQLGAPYVIFSHAVKTVNSQEAALLVLAEPILNPIWVWLFWGETVSIATLVGCSLIILGLLARFLFFRPKQILKPENA; from the coding sequence ATGACGGATGAAGATGAACAGGGGAAACTGTTCCGTGCGCGGATGCTGGTGCTGCTGGCTTCGGTGCTCTGGAGCTTGAGCGGCGTCTTTATCAAGTCGCCTCCCTTTCAATCGATTCCCGAAGCAGACCGTGGCTTGATTCTGGCCTGTTATCGCGCGTTATTTGCCGGTTTGTTTCTGCTGCCGTTTGTGAAATTCAAATACGTGCGCTGGCGCCCTGCTCTGATCCCGCTGTTGATCGTGTTTGCTGCGATGAATATTCTGTTCATGACCGCGATGACAAAAACCTCTGCCGCCGCGGCGATTTTTTTGCAGAATACCAGCGTGGTCTGGGCGATGGTGTTCGGTTTTCTGTTTTTAAAGGAACGCATCGAACGTGGATCGATTCTGGCGATCCTGATTGTGCTGGCTGGCATTTTTTGCATCGTAGCCGGAGACTGGGCGGGAGAGAACTTTTCCGGCAACCTGATTGCGCTCACCAGCGGCGTCTGTTACTCGCTGGTTGTGATTTTCTTTCGCGTCCTTCGCGACGAACATCCGGCCTGGTTGGTCGCGCTCTGCCTCTTGACCTCAGCGGCCATCGTGGCCCCCTGGATGTGGCGCCTGGGGATTTCTCTAACAGGCCAGCAGTTCTTCCTCCTGGCGCTGTTAGGTGTCGTTCAGTTGGGAGCTCCCTATGTCATATTTTCGCATGCGGTCAAGACAGTTAATTCACAGGAAGCCGCTCTGTTGGTACTTGCTGAGCCGATTTTGAATCCGATCTGGGTCTGGCTATTCTGGGGCGAGACCGTTTCGATTGCGACGCTCGTCGGCTGTTCGCTGATTATTCTGGGACTGCTCGCACGGTTTCTGTTTTTCCGGCCGAAACAAATTTTGAAACCGGAAAATGCTTAG
- the thpR gene encoding RNA 2',3'-cyclic phosphodiesterase, with protein sequence MMHANQRTRTFIAVPIEPPRGLKKLLQKLELLGSAVRPVPVDQMHITLKFLGPTELDDIMPISTILKTMRTEFPRLKLAFKGLGAFPRVERPNVIWAGITDASVLTEMAEYLERETEKLGYPRERKGFHPHLTLARVKAKPPEELFEILRDREIAEWGEVTVDTLKFYQSELKTERAHYHEMQTVKLAAR encoded by the coding sequence ATGATGCACGCCAACCAACGCACACGCACTTTTATCGCCGTCCCCATTGAACCGCCACGGGGACTGAAGAAACTACTGCAAAAACTGGAGCTACTCGGCTCGGCCGTGAGACCGGTTCCCGTGGATCAAATGCATATCACTCTGAAATTTCTGGGGCCGACAGAACTCGATGACATCATGCCGATCAGCACGATTCTGAAAACGATGCGAACCGAATTCCCACGTCTGAAACTGGCCTTCAAAGGCCTGGGAGCGTTCCCGCGTGTGGAACGACCAAACGTCATCTGGGCCGGCATCACGGATGCCAGCGTGCTGACAGAAATGGCCGAGTATCTGGAACGGGAGACAGAAAAACTGGGTTATCCCCGCGAACGCAAAGGCTTTCATCCACACCTCACGCTAGCCCGCGTCAAAGCTAAGCCACCCGAAGAACTGTTTGAGATTCTCCGAGACCGCGAGATTGCGGAATGGGGAGAGGTGACGGTGGACACGCTCAAATTTTATCAGTCCGAACTGAAAACAGAGCGGGCGCATTATCATGAAATGCAAACCGTGAAGCTCGCTGCACGCTAG
- a CDS encoding Tex family protein yields MDAVEIQKNQSSPPFSAQDAEKMALELNLTSQQILNVIALLDEGNTVPFITRYRKERTGNLDEVQIRDIQKRVQSKRQIQERASTILRLIEAQQQLTPQLKAEIEKADTLKRLEDLYRPYRPKRTSRAATARKHGFEPLANAIWAGDASIQNLTEAAKQYTKAEEGARTTDDVLKGAADILAEKIGEDPDVRDISRKIAWRSGRLAVTATKKAEESGQEYRDYFNYSEQVVKVPHHRTMAMNRGEKSGALRVRFEWAEDSACLSIIRHLNLNDHRFHSFLKEVVTDALQRLILPSLDREIRRELTEKAEKHAVSVFAQNLKNLLLQPPLQGQRILAIDPGLRTGCKLAVLDEMGNCVATDLVYVTGSAEKKDYARNKLAEMMTEHQCKLVAIGNGTACRETEEIITEMIEQNLPEARYLIVNEAGASIYSASPVAREEFPDLDATIRGTISIGRRLQDPLSELVKIDPQHLGVGMYQHDVNSKRLKESLDEVIESCVNYVGVNLNTASASLLRHVSGMNQLIARRITEWRDKHGSFQNRKQLLDVAGIGDATFTQAAGFLKIDVGDEPLDSTWIHPESYEHAHKVFTQLDLPEDSLKASASDRASIVEKVSQLDKQDLSRNLNIGLPTLEDILEAIVRPRRDPRSDLPGPIFKQGVLKLEQLVEGMELQGTILNVVDFGAFVDVGLKDSALIHVSEMANHFIENPYQFVSVGDVITAWVLGVDLERRRVSLTLIKPGTDRQPKKTQRSKPDQSKPAQRPQQQTKTVQKKPATAPQGNQNKPHRKKRKKSGKQGPPPAKLTDEMKTGAQPLQGFDQLKTLWNQKKK; encoded by the coding sequence ATGGATGCGGTTGAGATACAAAAGAATCAATCCAGTCCCCCCTTCTCTGCACAAGATGCAGAGAAGATGGCTTTGGAATTGAATCTCACATCACAGCAGATCCTGAATGTGATTGCATTGCTGGACGAAGGGAATACCGTTCCCTTTATCACTCGCTATCGTAAAGAGCGGACAGGCAATCTGGATGAAGTTCAAATTCGCGACATTCAAAAACGGGTTCAATCGAAACGGCAAATTCAGGAACGTGCTTCAACCATCCTGCGATTGATTGAAGCACAGCAGCAACTGACTCCACAGCTAAAAGCAGAAATCGAAAAAGCCGATACACTGAAACGCCTCGAAGATCTTTACCGCCCTTACCGCCCGAAACGAACATCTCGCGCCGCGACTGCCCGTAAACATGGGTTTGAACCTTTGGCAAATGCGATCTGGGCTGGTGACGCCAGCATTCAGAATCTGACGGAAGCAGCGAAACAATATACCAAAGCGGAAGAAGGCGCCCGCACGACAGACGATGTGCTCAAAGGAGCCGCCGACATTCTGGCGGAAAAAATTGGCGAAGATCCTGATGTGCGTGATATCTCACGCAAGATTGCCTGGCGGTCGGGACGGCTGGCGGTGACTGCCACCAAGAAAGCAGAAGAATCGGGACAGGAATATCGCGACTATTTCAATTACTCGGAACAAGTCGTCAAAGTCCCCCACCACCGCACGATGGCCATGAACCGGGGTGAAAAATCAGGCGCTCTGCGTGTGCGATTCGAATGGGCGGAAGACTCGGCCTGCCTGTCTATTATCCGCCATCTGAATCTGAATGATCACCGCTTTCATTCGTTTTTAAAAGAGGTCGTCACCGACGCGTTACAGCGTTTGATTCTGCCCAGCCTTGATCGCGAAATCCGCCGTGAACTGACGGAAAAAGCAGAAAAACATGCCGTGTCGGTGTTTGCTCAGAACTTGAAAAACTTACTGCTGCAACCGCCGCTGCAAGGCCAGCGGATACTGGCCATTGATCCCGGTTTACGCACGGGCTGTAAACTTGCCGTGTTGGACGAGATGGGCAACTGTGTCGCCACCGATCTGGTCTATGTTACCGGTTCAGCCGAGAAAAAAGATTACGCCCGCAACAAGCTGGCCGAGATGATGACCGAGCATCAATGCAAGCTGGTCGCGATCGGCAACGGAACTGCCTGCCGGGAAACAGAAGAAATCATCACCGAGATGATCGAACAGAATCTGCCCGAGGCACGTTACTTAATCGTGAATGAAGCCGGCGCGAGTATTTATTCTGCCAGTCCGGTGGCCCGCGAAGAATTTCCCGATCTGGACGCGACCATTCGTGGCACCATTTCGATTGGCCGCCGCCTGCAGGACCCGTTGAGCGAACTGGTCAAAATCGATCCACAGCATCTGGGGGTTGGCATGTATCAACATGATGTCAATTCCAAGCGTCTGAAAGAATCACTGGATGAAGTGATTGAATCGTGCGTGAATTATGTGGGCGTGAATCTGAACACCGCCTCTGCTTCTCTACTGCGGCATGTTTCAGGAATGAACCAGTTGATCGCCCGCCGCATCACTGAATGGCGCGACAAGCACGGCTCGTTTCAGAATCGCAAGCAACTGCTCGACGTTGCCGGGATTGGCGATGCTACGTTCACTCAGGCGGCCGGATTTTTGAAGATTGATGTGGGTGATGAACCGCTTGACTCCACCTGGATTCATCCCGAAAGTTACGAGCACGCTCATAAAGTTTTCACACAACTCGATCTGCCTGAAGACAGTTTAAAGGCATCCGCCAGTGACCGCGCTTCGATCGTTGAAAAAGTCAGCCAACTCGACAAACAGGATCTGAGCCGTAATTTGAATATTGGTTTACCAACACTGGAAGATATTCTGGAAGCCATTGTTCGTCCCCGTCGCGATCCTCGTTCTGACTTACCGGGGCCGATCTTCAAGCAGGGCGTGCTGAAGCTCGAACAACTGGTCGAAGGCATGGAGCTGCAGGGCACCATTTTAAATGTGGTTGACTTTGGTGCCTTTGTGGACGTGGGTCTCAAAGACAGTGCCCTGATTCACGTCAGCGAGATGGCCAATCACTTCATCGAAAATCCGTATCAGTTTGTCTCAGTTGGTGATGTGATTACCGCCTGGGTGCTGGGTGTCGATCTGGAACGCCGCCGCGTCTCGTTAACTTTGATCAAACCAGGCACCGATCGCCAGCCGAAAAAAACACAACGATCAAAACCCGATCAGTCCAAACCAGCGCAGCGCCCCCAGCAACAGACAAAAACAGTACAGAAAAAACCAGCAACCGCACCACAAGGTAATCAAAACAAACCTCACCGGAAAAAACGGAAAAAATCTGGCAAGCAGGGACCGCCGCCCGCTAAACTGACGGATGAAATGAAAACCGGAGCACAGCCCCTGCAGGGCTTCGACCAACTCAAAACGCTTTGGAACCAGAAAAAGAAATAG
- a CDS encoding ATPase, which produces MIDRPTDEESRNPSEDSFQELDESSEQVLRSTTKNHDLTDLYSDLFQKKQTVTDPSRSVAQPEQPTEKVPFPGTKNQREVIPAPQTLDETGLSLIQLCNLVLKQLYLQGSALGIEISRSAHLPFSIIDVALAFLKDDKCIEVTSGNMIGRSSYRFNLTELGRIRAREAFEQCRYVGPAPVPLEAYVRQCQLQTVVGIECTPERLEDSFSDFIIREGLLDELGPAVCSGRSIFIYGPPGNGKTLIAKGLGRFLNRQGGEIYVPYAIQMENSIITLFDPTIHQTTDDHELEERNNTDPKNAGRMPEMKDWVKPDTDLRWRRIRRPVVITGGELNLEMLDLRYNKTSNFYTAPLHIKANGGVFLIDDFGRQLVSPKDLLNRWIMPLEDRVDYLTLATGKKFAIPFEQLIVFSTNLDPKDLVDEAFLRRIRHKIEISAPSREVFTEIAQLCCRQRGVEYSPVFVSYLYDTYYNQGKSPRSSDPRDLLEILQSICRFKGQAPIISTQLISEAAQRFFCQI; this is translated from the coding sequence ATGATAGATCGCCCGACCGACGAGGAATCTCGCAATCCATCCGAGGATTCATTCCAGGAACTGGATGAATCTTCAGAGCAGGTACTTCGTTCAACGACGAAAAACCACGACCTGACTGATCTCTACAGCGATCTGTTTCAAAAAAAACAGACAGTGACAGACCCGTCGCGCAGCGTTGCTCAGCCAGAGCAACCAACAGAGAAGGTCCCCTTTCCGGGAACCAAAAATCAGAGAGAGGTGATTCCCGCACCACAAACGCTGGATGAAACCGGTTTGTCTCTGATTCAGTTATGCAATCTGGTTTTGAAGCAGTTGTATTTACAGGGGAGTGCGTTGGGAATTGAAATTTCCCGCAGCGCGCATCTGCCGTTCAGCATTATCGATGTGGCGCTTGCATTCCTGAAGGATGATAAGTGCATTGAAGTCACATCTGGGAATATGATCGGTCGTTCTTCCTATCGTTTTAATCTGACCGAACTCGGTCGCATCCGTGCGCGAGAAGCCTTTGAACAATGTCGTTACGTCGGGCCTGCACCGGTGCCCTTAGAAGCTTATGTGCGTCAGTGCCAGTTACAGACGGTAGTCGGCATCGAATGCACGCCGGAACGGCTGGAAGATTCGTTCTCGGATTTTATTATCCGCGAAGGTCTACTGGATGAATTAGGCCCCGCGGTCTGTAGCGGGCGATCTATTTTCATCTATGGGCCGCCGGGGAACGGGAAGACATTAATTGCCAAAGGCTTGGGGCGGTTTCTGAATCGTCAAGGGGGCGAAATCTACGTTCCTTATGCGATCCAGATGGAAAACAGCATCATCACGCTGTTTGACCCGACCATCCATCAGACTACCGACGATCATGAGCTGGAAGAGCGGAATAATACCGATCCGAAAAATGCTGGCAGAATGCCCGAAATGAAAGACTGGGTCAAACCCGATACCGATTTGCGCTGGCGTCGCATCAGGCGTCCGGTCGTGATTACCGGGGGCGAGCTGAACCTGGAAATGCTCGATTTGCGGTATAACAAAACGAGCAATTTTTATACGGCGCCGCTTCATATCAAAGCTAATGGGGGCGTTTTTCTGATTGATGACTTTGGTCGACAACTTGTCAGTCCCAAAGACCTGCTCAACCGGTGGATTATGCCGCTTGAAGACCGGGTTGACTATTTAACACTGGCGACCGGTAAGAAATTTGCCATTCCGTTTGAACAGCTCATCGTGTTCTCGACCAATCTGGATCCCAAGGATCTGGTCGATGAGGCGTTTCTGCGCCGTATTCGACATAAGATTGAAATCAGCGCACCTTCCCGGGAAGTTTTCACGGAAATCGCTCAGCTCTGTTGCCGTCAACGGGGAGTCGAATATAGCCCAGTTTTTGTAAGTTATCTATATGACACTTACTACAACCAGGGAAAGTCTCCTAGATCCAGCGACCCACGAGATTTACTGGAGATTCTTCAATCAATCTGTCGATTTAAAGGACAGGCACCCATCATTTCTACTCAACTCATATCAGAAGCAGCACAACGTTTCTTCTGTCAAATATAG